The Schizosaccharomyces pombe strain 972h- genome assembly, chromosome: I genome contains a region encoding:
- the thi9 gene encoding plasma membrane thiamine/proton high affinity transmembrane transporter Thi9 encodes MPSSQISHQDPELGQTSSGSSSIKEKAEPQLYAGPIDPARRPDVFQEGFEDVSVTDDDNDNELLRKMGYQPVLHRSFEFFESFAASFASLDVVSGVRLTFSWGISFGGPAAYWSAMLVTGFCSIVTAACLAEICSALPAAGSIYLWAAESAGPRFGRFVSFLVAWWSTTAWTTFVASITQSTANFIFAEVSTFNNPWPTNDSDVKFRAVQWIVAEVLLVFTILLNQVPPRYYKWIFKASMLLMFIDYVMNIIWVPVATSKKPDGFRSAKWVFTETIYDQAGYIKEVDDANGNPIASLSKIVPKGWQWCLSYFATAGVIVGYDASGHIAEETKDASIKAARGIFYSTVTSFIVAFSLAILYLFCCPDLDTFTAILYNDNSPQPFVNFYSYLLGRGGHVVMNVVIILEIFLNGVVSVLACSRLVFAVSRDGVLPFSNWISQVSKTGQPKNAITVIYIVSALLLCTILPSAVAFTSLVSAAGAPSFAAYAVLAFCRLFITRDKFPKGRWSLGWLSKPCLVITLVYNLFALVVNVSPYTYPVTGPSFNYAVVIMGGVSIFAIICTIVIPKSRWVANRYRYESDSEHSASVKELKV; translated from the coding sequence ATGCCTTCTTCACAAATAAGCCATCAAGATCCAGAGCTTGGACAAACCTCCTCAGGCTCTTCCAGTATCAAGGAGAAAGCAGAACCTCAGCTCTATGCTGGTCCCATCGACCCTGCTAGAAGGCCCGATGTCTTTCAAGAAGGATTTGAAGATGTTTCTGTCACAGACGACGATAATGATAATGAGTTATTACGGAAAATGGGCTATCAACCTGTGCTTCATCGTTCTTTTGAATTCTTTGAGAGTTTCGCTGCCAGTTTTGCTTCCTTAGATGTCGTTAGTGGTGTTCGCTTGACCTTTAGTTGGGGTATTTCATTTGGTGGTCCTGCTGCATATTGGTCGGCTATGTTGGTAACTGGATTTTGTTCAATCGTTACTGCCGCATGCTTAGCAGAAATTTGTTCTGCTCTTCCTGCCGCAGGTTCTATCTATTTGTGGGCCGCAGAATCTGCTGGTCCAAGATTCGGTCGTTTTGTTAGTTTCTTAGTTGCTTGGTGGTCTACTACCGCTTGGACTACATTTGTCGCATCGATCACTCAATCTACTGCCAATTTCATCTTTGCTGAAGTTAGCACGTTTAATAACCCTTGGCCTACTAACGACAGTGACGTTAAATTTCGTGCTGTTCAATGGATTGTAGCCGAAGTGCTTTTAGTGTTTACTATCCTTCTTAATCAAGTCCCACCTCGTTATTACAAATGGATCTTTAAAGCATCAATGTTATTGATGTTTATCGATTATGTAATGAATATTATTTGGGTCCCTGTTGCTACATCTAAAAAACCTGATGGCTTCAGGTCGGCCAAATGGGTCTTTACGGAAACCATTTATGACCAGGCTGGATATATCAAGGAGGTTGATGATGCCAACGGCAACCCCATCGCTTCACTTTCAAAAATCGTTCCAAAGGGCTGGCAGTGGTGCTTGTCTTACTTTGCTACTGCTGGTGTCATTGTGGGTTACGATGCATCTGGTCATATTGCCGAGGAAACTAAAGATGCCAGTATTAAAGCAGCTCGcggtattttttattctacCGTAACATCTTTTATCGTTGCTTTTAGTCTTGCTATCCTTTATCTTTTCTGTTGTCCTGACCTTGATACTTTTACAGCTATTTTATACAACGACAATTCTCCTCAACCATTTGTCAATTTTTACTCCTATCTTCTAGGACGCGGCGGACACGTGGTTATGAACGTTGTTATTATCCTCGAAATCTTCCTGAACGGTGTAGTTTCAGTTTTAGCTTGTAGTCGATTAGTGTTTGCAGTCTCGCGTGATGGCgttcttcctttttcgAATTGGATTAGTCAAGTAAGTAAAACCGGTCAACCAAAGAATGCTATCACTGTTATCTACATTGTTTCAGCTCTTTTACTTTGCACCATTCTTCCTAGTGCAGTTGCTTTTACCTCCCTTGTTTCCGCCGCTGGTGCACCAAGTTTTGCTGCTTATGCTGTATTGGCGTTTTGCCGCCTCTTTATTACACGCGATAAATTCCCAAAAGGCCGTTGGTCTTTGGGTTGGTTAAGTAAGCCTTGTTTGGTCATTACATTGGTTTACAACTTGTTTGCTCTTGTTGTTAATGTTTCTCCTTATACTTATCCCGTTACAGGTCCTTCTTTCAATTATGCCGTTGTCATTATGGGTGGTGTTTCCATCTTCGCCATTATCTGTACGATTGTAATTCCCAAATCCAGATGGGTCGCAAATAGATATCGCTATGAATCGGATTCTGAACATAGTGCTAGCGTTAAAGAACTCAAGGTATGA
- the atp12 gene encoding F1-ATPase chaperone Atp12 gives MLRSLQFYRLSSKNLLSFKTCYSFYSTKASSPLPQPSFRRFWKNTATKIQNGEVLIQLDGRNLKSPSGKIVKVPKEMELLAHLIALEWDRLPSTSVRQHNLPITSLVSRAIDISQFKKEEKELLSTQLIRFLDTDTILIYSPETEYEGKLLEEQKENWWPLKETFENKLGVQLSYLDGDAGIIAHKQTQETHERIRNWLSSLNSWQLAAFERSVSCCKSFIVSFMILKGYLNSEKAAALTNLELQYQTNRWGSLEDAHEIDNEDLKNKLASSAILSRCIEDMHDKSNEHAH, from the exons ATGCTTCGATCTTTACAATTTTACAGATTATCCAGCAAAAACTTGCTGTCATTTAAAACGTGCTATTCGTTTTACTCTACAAAAGCTTCCTCTCCTTTGCCGCAACCATCATTCAGGAGATTTTGGAAGAATACAGCTACCAAAATCCAAAATGGAGAAGTCTTGATTCAATTAGATGGAcgaaatttaaaatcacCTTCTGGGAAGATTGTTAAGGTACCTAAAGAAATGGAGTTACTAGCACACTTGATTGCCCTAGAATGGGATCGATTACCATCAACCTCTGTTCGACAACACAATCTCCCAATTACTTCCCTAGTTTCGAGAGCTATTGACATATCacaattcaaaaaagaagaaaaggaacTACTTTCTACTCAATTAATTCGTTTCCTTGACACCGACACAATTCTAATTTACTCCCCCGAAACAGAATATGAAGGGAAATTGTTGGAGGagcaaaaggaaaattggTGGCCACTGAAAGAAACCTTTGAAAACAAACTTGGTGTGCAATTAAGCTATTTGGATGGTGATGCTGGTATTATTGCCCATAAACAAACGCAGGAAACACACGAACGCATAAGAAACTGGCTCAGCTCGCTGAACTCTTGGCAACTAGCAGCTTTTGAAAGATCTGTTAGTTGCTGCAAGAGCTTCATAGTTTCTTTCatgattttaaaaggaTATTTGAACTCTGAAAAAGCTGCCGCTTTGACGAACTTAGAACTTCAGTACCAAACAAATCGATGGGGCTCTTTGGAAGATG CTCACGAAATAGACAATGAGGATCTTAAGAATAAGTTGGCCAGCTCGGCAATACTCTCACGGTGCATAGAAGACATGCATGACAAAAGTAATGAACATGCCCACTAA
- the cwf16 gene encoding splicing factor, producing the protein MSERKVLNKYIPPDYDPSIRPPKKKKKFQGPNGGKLTVRLMTPFSMRCHTCGEYIYKGKKFNARKEKTGEKYFSIDILRFYIRCTRCAAEITFITDPKHADYAAESGASRNYEPWHEKRLQEYEENELAERNDIPEEDEMEKLEQKTLDTKRQMQISDALDELREKSARRSRVNIDDAIALLKEDAYGSIEEEESKKRKFEEEEIDREAKSLFSSQDGEIIRRLNAETTVEKELPKPIDLVSEKLATSNIPNFQPPKYAKRKMEKKKVLV; encoded by the coding sequence ATGTCTGAACGAAAGGTACTTAACAAGTATATCCCGCCCGATTATGATCCTTCCATTCGTCCTcctaagaaaaagaaaaagtttcaagGACCAAATGGTGGGAAATTGACTGTTCGTTTGATGACTCCATTTTCAATGCGCTGTCATACTTGTGGAgagtatatatataaaggaaaaaagtTTAACGCTAGGAAGGAGAAAACCGgcgaaaaatatttttcaattgataTATTGAGGTTTTATATTCGCTGCACTAGGTGTGCTGCTGAAATAACATTTATAACCGATCCAAAACATGCAGATTATGCAGCAGAGAGTGGAGCTTCCAGGAATTATGAGCCGTGGcatgaaaaaagattacaagaatatgaagaaaatgagttAGCTGAACGCAATGACATTCCTGAGGAGGAcgaaatggaaaaattaGAACAAAAAACATTAGACACTAAACGACAAATGCAAATTAGTGATGCACTCGACGAACTACGTGAAAAGAGCGCTCGAAGGTCTCGAGTTAACATTGATGATGCAATCGCTCTCTTAAAGGAAGATGCATATGGAtcaattgaagaagaggagTCCAAAAAGCGGAAAtttgaggaagaagaaattgatcGTGAAGCTAAATCGTTGTTTTCGTCTCAGGATGGTGAAATTATAAGAAGATTGAATGCAGAAACAACggttgaaaaagaattaccCAAACCTATAGATTTGGTTTCTGAGAAGCTGGCCACTTCCAATATACCGAATTTTCAGCCTCCAAAATAtgcaaaaaggaaaatggagaagaaaaaggtttTGGTATAA